The Pseudomonas sp. FP2309 genome has a window encoding:
- a CDS encoding PLP-dependent aminotransferase family protein yields the protein MAPAQPPLSFNPAGIELDRRLGLARQLYQALRQRVLDGRLVGGTRLPASRDLAAALAISRNSVVRAYDQLYAEGFIEGRVGDGTYVANLPTAGTAAKKLSTKVSTGFSTGLSPGLSTKRSFLAEDCAPEVIHSAAVGRLESNHLPVPPSGPPRAFRVGVPAFDLFPFEVWAKLNAAFWRKPDLQQLCYGDPAGDERLRGLIAAYLRSSRGMQCTAEQIVITSGAQQAISLCAQLLVAPGDTVAVENPGYRAAGHAFAIAGAQLQGVAVDHDGIDCAALNGLNDCRLAYVTPSHQYPTGVVMSLARRLELLAWAERTGGWIIEDDYDGEYRYSGAPLAPLAALDRSGRVLYVGTFGKVAFPALRLGYLVLPAGCVEAFTRRRAVDVRHSEVSTQVVMAEFMAAGHFQRHIRRMRRAALNRRNTLLAGWPVDVPGVGCLPNVAAGLHLTVRVDSMAREQQLLAQARAVDVEINGLSSYWLPGSATVPDQRAGLVLGFAAVPEATIGEALARLRLAWQV from the coding sequence ATGGCCCCCGCCCAACCTCCGTTGTCATTCAACCCCGCCGGCATTGAGCTGGATCGCCGTCTGGGGCTCGCGCGCCAGCTGTACCAGGCGTTGCGCCAAAGGGTGTTGGACGGGCGTCTGGTCGGTGGCACGCGGTTGCCGGCCAGTCGCGATCTGGCGGCGGCGTTGGCGATTTCCCGTAACAGCGTGGTGCGGGCCTACGATCAACTCTATGCCGAGGGCTTTATCGAGGGGCGGGTCGGTGATGGTACTTACGTGGCTAATTTGCCCACGGCCGGCACCGCGGCAAAAAAACTATCCACAAAAGTATCCACAGGGTTTTCAACAGGCTTATCCCCAGGTTTATCCACAAAACGCTCATTTTTAGCTGAAGATTGCGCGCCGGAAGTTATCCACAGTGCGGCCGTCGGCCGTCTGGAAAGCAATCATTTGCCCGTGCCGCCCAGTGGTCCGCCACGGGCTTTCAGGGTGGGCGTACCGGCCTTCGATCTGTTCCCGTTCGAGGTGTGGGCCAAGCTGAATGCGGCTTTCTGGCGTAAGCCGGACTTGCAACAGCTGTGCTACGGCGACCCGGCAGGGGATGAGCGTTTACGTGGCTTGATCGCCGCCTATTTGCGCAGTTCCAGGGGTATGCAGTGCACCGCTGAGCAAATAGTGATCACCAGCGGCGCTCAGCAAGCGATTAGCCTTTGTGCACAGCTGCTGGTGGCACCGGGAGACACAGTGGCTGTGGAAAACCCTGGCTATCGAGCGGCCGGGCATGCGTTCGCGATTGCTGGCGCGCAACTGCAGGGGGTTGCGGTGGACCACGACGGCATCGACTGCGCGGCCCTCAATGGGCTCAATGATTGCCGCCTGGCCTATGTGACACCGTCGCACCAGTACCCCACCGGTGTGGTCATGAGCCTGGCGCGGCGCCTGGAGTTGCTGGCGTGGGCTGAACGCACGGGCGGCTGGATCATTGAAGACGACTACGACGGCGAGTATCGCTACAGCGGCGCGCCTCTGGCGCCGTTGGCCGCCCTGGACCGCAGTGGGCGGGTGTTGTACGTCGGCACCTTCGGCAAGGTCGCCTTTCCGGCGCTGCGCCTGGGCTATCTGGTGTTGCCTGCGGGCTGCGTCGAAGCTTTCACCCGGCGCCGCGCCGTGGATGTCAGGCACTCAGAGGTCAGTACTCAGGTGGTGATGGCGGAATTTATGGCGGCGGGGCATTTCCAGCGCCACATCCGGCGTATGCGCCGCGCTGCGTTGAACCGGCGTAACACGTTGCTTGCCGGTTGGCCCGTGGACGTTCCCGGTGTGGGTTGCTTGCCGAATGTTGCGGCGGGGCTGCACCTCACGGTGAGGGTGGACAGTATGGCCCGCGAGCAACAGCTGCTGGCCCAGGCCCGCGCGGTCGACGTCGAGATCAATGGCTTGAGCAGCTATTGGTTGCCGGGCTCGGCCACTGTGCCGGATCAGCGCGCCGGTCTGGTGCTGGGGTTCGCGGCCGTGCCGGAGGCGACTATCGGTGAGGCCTTGGCGCGCCTGCGCCTGGCCTGGCAGGTCTGA
- a CDS encoding FMN-binding negative transcriptional regulator translates to MYTPRAFALDDLPEIQQLIQHTRLAQVVTFGEQGLQASHLPLLLNPDEGPYGTLYGHLAKANPQWRDLQNGSDALVIFAGAEAYISPAFYPAKTEHGKVVPTWNYIAVHAYGKAEVFTDAERLLRLVSALTDRHEAGRAQPWAVSDAPADYIDGMLKAIVGFALPIDRVIGKRKLSQNRSAADMAGVREGLAASTDVRDQTLARFIPRGDSA, encoded by the coding sequence ATGTACACACCTCGCGCTTTTGCCCTCGACGATCTGCCTGAAATCCAGCAACTGATCCAGCACACGCGCTTGGCGCAGGTGGTGACCTTCGGTGAGCAAGGCTTGCAGGCCAGCCATTTGCCGCTGCTGCTCAACCCCGACGAAGGCCCCTATGGCACGCTCTACGGACACCTGGCCAAGGCCAACCCGCAGTGGCGCGACCTGCAAAACGGCAGCGATGCGCTGGTGATTTTCGCAGGGGCCGAGGCCTATATCAGCCCGGCGTTTTATCCGGCCAAGACGGAGCACGGCAAAGTCGTGCCAACCTGGAACTACATCGCCGTCCACGCCTACGGCAAAGCCGAGGTGTTCACCGATGCCGAGCGTTTGCTCAGGCTGGTCAGCGCCCTGACCGACCGCCACGAAGCCGGTCGCGCCCAGCCCTGGGCCGTCAGCGACGCACCGGCGGACTACATCGACGGCATGCTCAAGGCCATTGTCGGCTTTGCCTTGCCCATTGATCGTGTGATTGGCAAACGCAAACTCAGCCAGAACCGCAGCGCGGCGGATATGGCCGGTGTGCGCGAGGGCCTGGCCGCCAGCACCGACGTGCGCGACCAGACCCTGGCGCGCTTTATTCCCAGAGGAGATTCAGCATGA
- a CDS encoding GNAT family N-acetyltransferase: MSQLDIRPVTAADHAAWLPLWQAYLTFYNTELPEAVSRSTWQRLIDANEPTHSALAWQDGKAVGMVNFIYHRSNWSIENSCYLQDLLVDPAQRGTGVGRKLIEFVYATAKADGCCKVHWLTHETNATAIQLYERIAERPGFIQFRKGL, encoded by the coding sequence ATGAGCCAGCTCGACATCCGCCCGGTCACCGCCGCCGACCACGCCGCCTGGCTGCCCCTGTGGCAGGCGTATTTGACGTTCTACAACACCGAACTGCCGGAGGCGGTGAGCCGAAGCACCTGGCAACGCCTGATCGACGCCAACGAGCCAACTCACTCGGCCCTGGCCTGGCAGGACGGCAAGGCCGTGGGTATGGTCAACTTCATCTACCATCGCTCCAATTGGAGCATCGAGAACTCCTGTTACCTGCAGGACCTGTTGGTGGATCCCGCCCAACGTGGCACCGGCGTGGGCCGCAAACTGATCGAATTCGTTTACGCCACCGCCAAGGCGGACGGTTGCTGCAAGGTCCATTGGCTGACCCACGAAACCAATGCCACCGCGATCCAGTTGTACGAACGCATTGCCGAACGCCCAGGCTTCATCCAATTTCGCAAAGGTCTTTAA
- a CDS encoding GNAT family N-acetyltransferase, whose protein sequence is MSTSPADWKGAPAPSAQVLEGRFIRLEKLDPARHADQLWQALEGPGADPKLWDYLPYGPFAERAAFDAWLNNHAANSDPYFFSVVDRASGQVQGILSLMSIVPAQGRIEIGHVTFGAPMQRSPKSTEAVYLLAKYAFDQGYRRLEWKCNNGNARSKYAAERLGFSFEGVFRQHMVVKGQNRDTAWYSILDGEWPQVGAAFEQWLSEANQTASGQLKSLAECRQAL, encoded by the coding sequence ATGTCCACCTCCCCCGCCGACTGGAAAGGTGCCCCGGCACCCAGTGCCCAGGTGCTCGAAGGGCGTTTCATTCGCCTGGAAAAACTCGATCCGGCCCGCCACGCCGATCAACTGTGGCAGGCCCTCGAAGGCCCCGGTGCCGACCCCAAGCTCTGGGATTATTTACCCTACGGGCCGTTTGCCGAACGCGCGGCGTTCGATGCCTGGTTAAACAACCACGCGGCCAACAGCGACCCGTATTTCTTCAGCGTGGTCGACCGCGCCAGCGGCCAGGTGCAGGGCATTCTCAGCCTGATGTCGATCGTGCCGGCACAAGGCCGTATCGAAATCGGCCACGTTACCTTCGGCGCGCCGATGCAGCGTTCGCCAAAAAGCACTGAAGCGGTGTACCTGCTGGCCAAGTACGCGTTCGATCAGGGCTACCGCCGCCTGGAATGGAAGTGCAACAACGGCAACGCCCGTTCCAAATACGCGGCCGAGCGGTTGGGGTTCAGTTTTGAGGGGGTGTTCCGCCAGCACATGGTGGTCAAGGGGCAGAACCGCGACACGGCGTGGTATTCGATTTTGGACGGGGAATGGCCGCAGGTAGGCGCGGCTTTCGAGCAGTGGCTATCGGAGGCGAATCAGACGGCTTCGGGGCAGCTCAAGAGCCTGGCGGAGTGCCGCCAGGCGCTTTGA
- a CDS encoding homocysteine S-methyltransferase family protein → MGAETVILDGGMGRELQRRGAPFRQPEWSALALSEAPQAVEAVHAAYIDSGADVITSNSYAVVPFHIGEARFAAEGQALAALAGELARRAVTASGKHVRVAGSLPPLFGSYRPDLFEAQRVSELLTPLVQGLAPYVDLWLAETQSSIVEAQAIKAGLPQDGKPFWLSFTLKDEDTDDVPRLRSGEPVADAAEAAAQLGVQVLLFNCSQPEVIGAAIDAARQTFERLGVAIQIGAYANAFPPQPKEATANDGLDPLREDLDPPGYLHWAADWHKRGASHLGGCCGIGPEHIAVLAQTLS, encoded by the coding sequence ATGGGCGCAGAAACAGTAATTCTTGATGGCGGCATGGGCCGTGAACTGCAACGCCGTGGCGCGCCGTTTCGCCAGCCGGAATGGTCGGCCTTGGCCTTGAGCGAGGCGCCGCAGGCGGTGGAGGCGGTGCACGCGGCCTATATCGACAGCGGTGCCGATGTGATCACCAGCAACAGTTACGCAGTGGTGCCGTTTCATATCGGTGAGGCGCGGTTTGCGGCCGAAGGCCAGGCCCTGGCGGCGTTGGCGGGGGAGTTGGCGCGTCGTGCGGTGACAGCCTCAGGCAAACACGTACGGGTGGCCGGCTCATTGCCGCCGTTGTTTGGCTCTTATCGTCCGGATCTGTTTGAAGCGCAACGCGTATCTGAGCTGCTCACCCCGCTGGTGCAAGGCCTCGCGCCCTATGTTGACCTGTGGCTCGCCGAAACCCAGAGTTCGATCGTTGAAGCGCAAGCGATCAAGGCCGGCCTGCCTCAGGATGGCAAGCCGTTCTGGCTGTCGTTTACCTTGAAAGACGAAGACACCGACGACGTCCCGCGCCTGCGCTCCGGCGAGCCGGTGGCGGACGCGGCCGAGGCCGCAGCACAGTTGGGCGTGCAGGTGCTGCTGTTCAACTGCAGCCAGCCGGAAGTGATTGGCGCTGCCATTGATGCCGCGCGCCAAACCTTCGAGCGACTGGGTGTTGCAATCCAGATCGGCGCCTACGCCAACGCGTTCCCGCCGCAACCGAAGGAGGCCACGGCCAACGATGGCCTGGACCCGCTGCGCGAAGACCTCGACCCGCCCGGCTACCTGCACTGGGCGGCCGATTGGCACAAGCGCGGCGCCAGCCATTTGGGCGGCTGCTGCGGGATCGGGCCGGAGCATATCGCGGTGCTGGCCCAGACGCTGAGCTGA
- a CDS encoding ABC transporter substrate-binding protein, giving the protein MKFKPLLALGLMTLAASTQAFGGTTLERIEQKKELVGVLMESYPPFSFLNDQNQLDGFDVDVAKAVAQKLGVKLRLETPSWDVIAAGRWSGRYDICICSMTPSKARAEVFDFPVEYYASPAVIVVNAKDDRIHSAKDLSGKKVGLTSASSYESYLNKNLVIEGAEDTQLQYPFEDVQIAPYDTDNVAFQDLGLGAGVRLDAILTNLVTAQPRLKEDKRFKLAGEPLYSEPNSVAIEKGDAAWDSKVREVFAQLKQDGTLSKLSQKWIGADISR; this is encoded by the coding sequence GTGAAATTTAAACCCCTGCTGGCCTTGGGCCTGATGACACTGGCTGCTTCCACCCAGGCCTTCGGCGGCACGACACTGGAGCGCATCGAACAGAAAAAAGAGTTGGTGGGCGTGCTGATGGAAAGCTACCCGCCGTTCTCGTTCCTCAACGACCAGAACCAGCTCGACGGCTTCGACGTCGACGTGGCCAAAGCCGTGGCGCAAAAGCTGGGGGTCAAGTTGCGCCTGGAAACGCCGTCCTGGGACGTGATCGCCGCCGGCCGCTGGAGCGGACGCTACGACATCTGCATCTGCTCGATGACCCCGAGCAAGGCCCGCGCCGAAGTGTTCGACTTCCCCGTGGAGTATTACGCCTCACCTGCCGTGATCGTGGTCAACGCCAAGGACGACCGTATCCACAGCGCAAAGGACCTGAGCGGCAAGAAAGTCGGGCTCACCAGCGCCTCCAGCTATGAAAGTTACCTGAACAAGAACCTGGTGATCGAAGGCGCCGAAGACACGCAGCTGCAGTACCCGTTCGAGGACGTGCAGATCGCCCCCTACGACACCGATAACGTAGCGTTCCAAGACCTCGGCCTGGGTGCCGGCGTACGCCTGGACGCGATCCTCACCAACTTGGTGACCGCGCAACCGCGCCTGAAAGAAGATAAGCGCTTCAAGCTCGCCGGCGAGCCGCTGTACTCGGAACCCAACTCGGTGGCCATCGAAAAAGGCGACGCGGCGTGGGACAGCAAAGTGCGTGAGGTATTTGCTCAACTCAAACAGGACGGCACCTTGAGCAAACTGTCGCAAAAATGGATCGGCGCCGATATCAGCCGATGA
- a CDS encoding amino acid ABC transporter permease: protein MGFRARLYLTWAALFALFASFFLSFDLKLSIILDKLPNLVGLHLAPNGFLQGAALTVFLCLCSMLASSVLGFITALGRLSKSAVAFGVASFYASFFRGTPLLIQILLIYLGLPQLGLVPGAIVAGIIALSLNYGAYLSEIFRAGILGVPHGQREAALALGMRDSAIFWHVTLPQAMRTIVPPATNQFISMLKDSSLISVMGVWEVMFLAQSYGRSSYRYIEMLTTAAIIYWVMSLGLELIQARMERHYGKGYVRRG from the coding sequence CTGGGCTTTCGTGCGCGGCTGTACCTGACCTGGGCGGCCCTGTTCGCCCTGTTTGCCAGCTTCTTCCTGAGCTTTGACCTGAAGCTCTCGATTATCCTCGACAAGCTGCCCAACCTCGTCGGCCTGCACCTGGCGCCCAATGGCTTCCTGCAAGGTGCGGCATTGACGGTGTTCTTGTGCCTGTGCTCGATGCTGGCCTCGTCGGTGCTGGGCTTTATCACCGCGTTGGGGCGCCTGTCGAAAAGTGCCGTGGCGTTTGGGGTTGCCAGCTTCTACGCCTCGTTCTTTCGCGGCACGCCGCTGCTGATACAGATCCTGCTGATCTACCTGGGCCTGCCGCAACTGGGCCTGGTGCCGGGGGCGATCGTAGCCGGCATCATCGCGCTGTCGCTGAACTATGGCGCGTACCTGAGCGAAATCTTCCGCGCCGGTATCCTTGGCGTGCCCCACGGCCAACGCGAGGCCGCCCTGGCCCTTGGCATGCGCGACAGTGCGATCTTCTGGCACGTCACCCTGCCCCAGGCCATGCGCACCATTGTTCCGCCCGCTACCAACCAGTTCATCTCCATGCTCAAGGACTCGTCGCTGATCTCGGTGATGGGCGTGTGGGAAGTGATGTTCCTGGCGCAGTCCTACGGTCGCTCGAGCTACCGCTATATCGAGATGCTCACCACAGCCGCAATCATTTACTGGGTGATGTCCCTGGGGCTGGAGCTGATCCAGGCGCGGATGGAACGTCACTATGGCAAGGGGTATGTCAGGCGCGGGTAA
- a CDS encoding autotransporter domain-containing protein: protein MPLIHKQLALAITLALGLIGAQYAQARADSDPDSEWLERVPVNSGKSEFEPAIPTPEDFYFSDHATSRNGRSIARMLDSAVDALMASDDLSEWDKDRLDRYGLYLSTLEPGRIGAVLEQLAGSQNANLGSATQNSMKPLNASLLSAIRQLDKDTADTGRVWFQGLGNSGRLDAQHGSAGLNQRSQGLLLGADWSLDHAWRAGVVGGKSSSALNAKGFKGELDSWHLGAYAARLDGPLALRLGALYSSHAGKNRRTVDFDFIDHRENLTGKYTAQSQNAFAELGYQLGTAGLHLEPYAGVGVQRYQRDRFQEKGGYSALNVGAQRQQNLSSTFGLRVAHAFALDNRMSLKPHLSADWKHLYGDVTSRVRQSSAWERRADFNSDFTIEGTSLDRNSLALRTGLDLALSAEHSVGLTYTAEFGSQSRNQGLVGQWAMAF from the coding sequence ATGCCGCTCATACACAAACAACTCGCACTGGCCATCACCCTGGCATTGGGGCTTATCGGCGCGCAATACGCACAGGCACGGGCCGACAGTGATCCCGACAGCGAATGGCTTGAGCGGGTGCCGGTGAACAGTGGCAAAAGTGAGTTCGAACCGGCCATTCCAACCCCTGAAGACTTCTACTTCAGCGACCATGCCACCAGTCGCAACGGCCGGAGCATTGCCCGCATGCTGGACTCGGCGGTGGACGCACTCATGGCCTCGGACGATCTGAGCGAATGGGACAAAGACAGACTTGACCGTTATGGCCTGTACCTGAGCACCCTGGAGCCAGGCCGGATAGGCGCCGTGCTGGAGCAATTGGCCGGCAGCCAGAACGCCAACCTGGGCAGCGCCACCCAAAACAGCATGAAGCCATTGAACGCCAGCCTGTTGTCGGCCATACGTCAGTTGGACAAGGACACCGCTGACACGGGCCGCGTGTGGTTCCAGGGCTTGGGCAACAGCGGCAGACTCGACGCGCAACACGGCAGTGCCGGCTTGAACCAACGCAGCCAAGGCCTGTTGCTGGGTGCCGATTGGTCGCTCGACCACGCCTGGCGGGCCGGTGTGGTCGGCGGCAAATCCAGCAGCGCGCTGAACGCTAAAGGTTTCAAGGGTGAACTGGACAGCTGGCACCTGGGCGCTTACGCCGCGCGTCTGGACGGACCACTGGCGTTACGCCTGGGCGCGCTCTACAGCAGCCATGCCGGGAAAAACAGGCGCACGGTCGATTTCGATTTCATCGACCACCGCGAAAACCTCACAGGCAAGTACACCGCCCAGAGCCAAAACGCTTTCGCCGAACTGGGTTATCAATTGGGCACCGCCGGCTTGCACCTGGAGCCCTATGCCGGTGTTGGCGTGCAGCGTTACCAGCGCGATCGTTTCCAGGAGAAAGGCGGCTACAGCGCTTTGAACGTCGGTGCACAACGTCAGCAGAACCTCAGCAGCACGTTCGGTCTTCGCGTGGCCCACGCCTTTGCCCTGGACAATCGGATGAGCCTCAAACCGCACCTGAGCGCCGACTGGAAACACCTGTACGGCGATGTCACCAGCCGCGTGCGCCAGTCCTCTGCGTGGGAAAGGCGCGCAGACTTCAACAGCGACTTCACCATCGAAGGTACCTCCCTGGACCGTAATAGCCTGGCACTGCGCACCGGCCTGGACCTGGCGTTGTCGGCCGAACACAGCGTGGGCCTGACCTACACCGCCGAGTTCGGCAGCCAAAGTCGCAATCAGGGTTTGGTGGGGCAGTGGGCGATGGCGTTCTGA
- the oadA gene encoding sodium-extruding oxaloacetate decarboxylase subunit alpha, translated as MSKKIFVTDTILRDAHQSLLATRMRTDDMLPICDKLDKVGYWSLEVWGGATFDACVRFLKEDPWERLRQLRAALPNTRLQMLLRGQNLLGYRHYSDDVVKAFVAKAAVNGIDVFRIFDAMNDVRNLRVAIEAVKAAGKHAQGTIAYTTSPVHTVEAFVAQAKQLESMGCDSIAIKDMAGLLTPYATGELVKALKAEQSLPIFIHSHDTAGLAAMCQLKAIENGADHIDTAISSFAWGTSHPGTESMVAALKGSEFDTGLDLELLQEIGLYFYAVRKKYHQFESEFTAVDTRVQVNQVPGGMISNLANQLKEQGALNRMSEVLAEIPRVREDLGFPPLVTPTSQIVGTQAFFNVLAGERYKTITNEVKLYLQGGYGKAPGTVNEKLRRQAIGSIDAIDVRPADLLKPEMTKLRGEIGALAKSEEDVLTYAMFPDIGRKFLEERDAGTLTPEVLLPIPEAGGVARAAGEGVPTEFVIDVHGESYRVDITGVGVKAEGKRHFYLSIDGMPEEVVFEPLNEFVGGGSSKRKQASEPGHVSTAMPGNIVDVLVKEGDMVKAGQAVLITEAMKMETEVPAAIAGKVTVVHVAKGDRVNPGEILIEIEG; from the coding sequence ATGAGCAAGAAGATCTTCGTAACCGACACCATCCTGCGCGACGCTCACCAATCGTTGCTGGCCACCCGCATGCGCACCGACGACATGCTGCCGATCTGCGACAAGCTCGACAAAGTGGGCTACTGGTCGCTGGAAGTCTGGGGCGGCGCGACCTTCGACGCCTGTGTGCGCTTCCTTAAGGAAGACCCGTGGGAGCGCCTGCGCCAACTGCGCGCCGCATTGCCCAACACGCGCCTGCAAATGCTGCTGCGTGGCCAGAACCTGCTGGGCTACCGCCATTACAGCGACGATGTGGTCAAAGCCTTCGTTGCCAAGGCCGCCGTCAACGGTATCGACGTGTTCCGTATCTTCGATGCGATGAATGACGTGCGTAACCTGCGCGTGGCCATCGAAGCGGTCAAAGCCGCGGGCAAGCATGCCCAGGGCACCATCGCTTACACCACCAGCCCGGTGCACACCGTCGAGGCCTTCGTGGCGCAGGCCAAGCAACTGGAATCCATGGGTTGCGACTCCATCGCGATCAAGGACATGGCCGGCCTGCTGACCCCGTACGCCACCGGTGAGCTGGTCAAGGCGCTGAAGGCCGAGCAGAGCCTGCCGATCTTTATCCACTCCCACGACACCGCGGGCCTGGCTGCGATGTGCCAACTCAAGGCCATCGAAAACGGCGCCGACCACATCGACACCGCGATCTCCAGCTTTGCCTGGGGCACCAGCCACCCGGGGACCGAGTCGATGGTCGCCGCCCTTAAAGGCAGTGAGTTCGACACCGGCCTGGACCTGGAACTGCTGCAGGAGATCGGCCTGTACTTCTACGCCGTGCGCAAGAAGTACCACCAGTTCGAAAGCGAGTTCACTGCGGTCGACACCCGTGTGCAAGTCAACCAGGTGCCGGGCGGGATGATCTCCAACCTGGCCAACCAGCTTAAAGAGCAGGGCGCCCTCAACCGCATGAGCGAAGTGCTCGCCGAAATCCCACGGGTGCGTGAAGACCTCGGCTTCCCGCCGCTGGTGACGCCAACGTCGCAGATCGTCGGCACCCAGGCCTTCTTCAACGTGCTGGCCGGTGAGCGCTACAAGACCATCACCAACGAAGTGAAGCTGTACCTGCAAGGCGGTTACGGCAAGGCGCCGGGCACGGTGAACGAGAAGCTGCGTCGTCAGGCCATCGGCAGCATCGATGCGATCGACGTACGCCCAGCCGATCTGCTCAAACCGGAAATGACCAAGCTGCGCGGTGAAATCGGTGCGTTGGCCAAGTCCGAAGAAGACGTGCTGACCTATGCCATGTTCCCGGATATCGGCCGCAAGTTCCTCGAAGAACGCGACGCCGGCACCCTGACGCCTGAAGTGCTCCTGCCCATCCCTGAAGCGGGCGGCGTTGCCCGTGCCGCTGGTGAAGGCGTGCCGACCGAGTTCGTGATCGACGTGCACGGCGAGAGCTACCGCGTGGATATCACCGGCGTCGGCGTGAAGGCTGAAGGCAAGCGTCACTTCTACCTGTCCATCGACGGCATGCCCGAAGAAGTGGTGTTCGAACCGCTCAACGAATTTGTCGGCGGCGGCAGCAGCAAGCGCAAGCAGGCCAGCGAGCCGGGCCACGTCAGCACCGCGATGCCGGGCAATATCGTCGATGTATTGGTCAAGGAAGGCGACATGGTCAAAGCCGGCCAGGCCGTGCTGATTACCGAAGCCATGAAGATGGAAACCGAAGTGCCGGCAGCGATTGCCGGCAAGGTGACCGTTGTGCACGTGGCCAAGGGCGACCGGGTGAACCCTGGCGAAATCCTGATTGAAATCGAAGGCTGA
- a CDS encoding acetyl-CoA carboxylase biotin carboxylase subunit, producing the protein MIKKILIANRGEIAVRIVRACAEMGIRSVAVYSDADRHALHVKRADEAHSIGAEPLAGYLNPRKLVNLAVETGCDALHPGYGFLSENAELADICAERGIKFIGPAAEVIRRMGDKTEARRSMIKAGVPVTPGTEGNVADIAEALTEGDRIGYPVMLKATSGGGGRGIRRCNSREELEQAFPRVISEATKAFGSAEVFLEKCIVNPKHIEAQILGDSFGNVVHLFERDCSIQRRNQKLIEIAPSPQLTPEQRAYIGDLSVRAAKAVGYENAGTVEFLLAEGEVYFMEMNTRVQVEHTITEEITGIDIVREQIRIASGLPLSVKQEDIQHRGFALQFRINAEDPKNNFLPSFGKITRYYAPGGPGVRTDTAIYTGYTIPPFYDSMCLKLVVWALTWEEAMDRGLRALDDMRLQGVKTTAAYYQEILRNPEFRSGQFNTSFVESHPELTNYSIKRKPEELALAIAAAIAAHAGL; encoded by the coding sequence GTGATAAAAAAGATCCTGATCGCCAACCGTGGTGAGATTGCCGTACGAATCGTGCGTGCCTGCGCCGAGATGGGCATCCGCTCGGTCGCGGTGTATTCCGACGCCGACCGTCACGCGTTGCACGTTAAACGTGCCGACGAAGCCCACAGCATTGGTGCCGAGCCCCTGGCCGGTTACCTGAACCCGCGCAAGCTGGTGAACCTGGCGGTGGAAACCGGTTGCGATGCGCTGCACCCCGGTTACGGTTTCTTATCGGAAAACGCCGAACTGGCAGACATCTGTGCCGAACGCGGGATCAAATTCATCGGCCCGGCTGCTGAAGTGATCCGCCGCATGGGCGACAAGACCGAAGCGCGTCGCAGCATGATCAAGGCTGGCGTTCCGGTGACCCCCGGCACCGAAGGCAACGTCGCCGACATCGCCGAAGCCCTGACCGAAGGCGACCGTATCGGTTACCCGGTCATGCTCAAGGCCACCTCCGGTGGCGGCGGTCGCGGTATTCGTCGTTGCAACAGTCGCGAAGAACTCGAGCAAGCTTTCCCCCGCGTCATCTCAGAAGCCACCAAGGCCTTCGGTTCGGCGGAAGTGTTCCTGGAAAAATGCATCGTCAATCCCAAACACATCGAAGCGCAGATCCTCGGTGACAGCTTTGGCAATGTGGTGCACCTGTTCGAGCGCGACTGCTCGATCCAGCGCCGTAACCAGAAGCTCATCGAAATCGCCCCCAGCCCGCAACTGACCCCTGAACAGCGCGCCTACATCGGCGACCTGTCGGTGCGCGCCGCCAAGGCTGTGGGCTACGAAAACGCCGGCACCGTGGAGTTCCTGCTCGCCGAGGGCGAGGTGTACTTCATGGAGATGAACACCCGCGTGCAGGTGGAACACACCATCACCGAAGAAATCACCGGTATCGACATCGTTCGCGAGCAGATCCGCATCGCCTCCGGCCTGCCGTTGTCGGTGAAACAGGAAGACATCCAGCACCGTGGCTTTGCGTTGCAATTTCGTATCAACGCCGAAGACCCGAAGAACAACTTCCTGCCCAGCTTCGGCAAGATCACCCGTTATTACGCCCCCGGCGGCCCCGGCGTGCGGACCGACACGGCGATCTACACCGGCTACACCATCCCGCCGTTCTACGACTCCATGTGCCTGAAACTGGTGGTGTGGGCGTTGACCTGGGAGGAAGCCATGGATCGCGGCCTGCGTGCCCTGGACGACATGCGCCTGCAAGGCGTGAAGACCACCGCCGCCTACTACCAGGAAATCCTGCGCAATCCGGAATTCCGCAGCGGCCAGTTCAACACCAGTTTTGTGGAAAGCCACCCTGAACTGACCAACTACTCGATCAAGCGCAAACCCGAAGAGCTGGCCCTGGCCATCGCCGCCGCCATCGCCGCCCACGCAGGCCTGTGA